Proteins from a single region of Anastrepha ludens isolate Willacy chromosome 5, idAnaLude1.1, whole genome shotgun sequence:
- the LOC128863852 gene encoding very-long-chain (3R)-3-hydroxyacyl-CoA dehydratase hpo-8 — protein sequence MATKSSPVKSASKPQGVVVKGYLFLYNAVQVAGWSYILFQLVNYYLLQGPQFRAQITLWDYTRFAVIVFQNAAFVEILNAAFGLVKSNPVITTFQVLSRMMVVIGVVMATPTGKVSPGLPIALLAWAITEIIRYGYYALNILNIMPYIVVFLRYTTFIALYPIGVTGELLCFWWAQSYAKTNTVWSWEMPNKWNATFSYFALLWIVMLLYIPLFPQMYLHMFAQRKKILGGNVSKSQGTKKTN from the coding sequence atggcaacaaaGTCGAGTCCGGTTAAATCAGCTTCAAAGCCACAAGGTGTAGTGGTCAAAGGTTACCTTTTCCTGTACAATGCAGTACAAGTAGCTGGCTGGAGTTACATCCTGTTTCAATTGGTGAATTACTATCTGCTACAAGGTCCACAATTTCGTGCACAAATTACGCTTTGGGACTACACCCGTTTTGCAGTAATAGTTTTCCAAAATGCtgcttttgttgaaattttaaatgcagCTTTCGGTTTGGTAAAATCAAATCCAGTGATAACAACGTTTCAAGTACTGAGTCGAATGATGGTTGTGATTGGAGTTGTCATGGCTACGCCGACTGGTAAAGTGTCACCTGGTCTACCGATTGCACTTCTCGCTTGGGCTATTACTGAAATCATACGATACGGGTATTATGCcctcaatattttaaatatcatGCCCTACATTGTGGTCTTCCTACGTTACACAACATTTATTGCGCTTTACCCCATTGGCGTGACTGGAGAACTGTTGTGTTTCTGGTGGGCACAGAGCTATGCCAAAACAAATACAGTTTGGTCCTGGGAAATGCCAAATAAATGGAACGCCACGTTCTCATATTTTGCGCTGCTTTGGATTGTGATGCTTCTGTATATACCACTCTTTCCGCAAATGTATTTGCACATGTTTGCACAGCGCAAAAAGATATTGGGAGGAAACGTCAGCAAATCTCAAGGaactaaaaaaactaattaa
- the LOC128863851 gene encoding uncharacterized protein LOC128863851: MVSQLDDVRLIKLVQLHPILYDKNLARGYKNSSLKDDIWHKLSVELNCSERACITRWKSIRDRFGKELRRAQENPEEAVNWDIFEHLLFLRDHYKQGQANGEAFLNIRYEPKKRKRGRKRRIECEEEEPKEERDGDDVDPDELMENQQLIQLVKEHPVLYDRIKIRDSKNLTVKNDAWHEISESMGISEEVCYKRWKKLRERFAREYRHQKLYPGRPVTWVYFQDLSFLEEHYRKGIPLPVEAIRQKKNAKIALTTAVNTWGEDCPFIYVKDERQSQGEDLDVIDTELDELNTNSLDELIIMPNNNSSNDDGDVENSITDLLTEPPCTSETSRMQSIQETSAEEPEHKLSVVISGIQQVLQQSQDCLISLQKQKEGHKQELQSKGWSSFNTEVSLLQKVHILLDGLNEENRTIAERRIIQFLCECQIRTLNNESVEDVCYTQDF, from the exons ATGGTCTCACAGTTGGACGATGTTCGACTTATTAAGCTAGTACAACTGCATCCTATTTTGTATGACAAAAATCTTGCAAGGGGATACAAAAATTCATCACTGAAAGATGATATTTGGCACAAACTGTCGGTTGAGTTGAACTGTTCAG AACGGGCGTGTATTACTCGTTGGAAAAGTATTCGCGACCGCTTCGGCAAGGAGTTACGAAGAGCGCAAGAAAATCCTGAGGAGGCGGTGAACTGGGACATTTTCGAGCATCTGCTCTTTTTGAGAGATCATTATAAACAAGG aCAGGCGAATGGAGAAGCGTTCCTGAACATAAGATATGAAcccaaaaaacgaaaacggGGAAGGAAGCGTCGGATAGAGTGTGAGGAAGAGGAGCCCAAGGAAGAGCGTGATGGCGACGATGTTGATCCCGACGAATTAATGGAGAATCAGCAATTAATTCAGTTAGTTAAAGAACATCCAGTTCTGTATGACAGGATAAAAATAAGGGACTCGAAAAATTTGACGGTGAAAAATGATGCATGGCATGAGATTTCTGAAAGTATGGGAATATCAG AGGAAGTCTGTTATAAACGTTGGAAAAAGCTACGGGAACGTTTTGCTCGTGAATATCGCCACCAGAAATTGTATCCAGGGCGACCTGTAACTTGGGTGTACTTCCAAGATTTGTCATTTTTAGAAGAACATTACAGAAAAGG TATCCCACTCCCAGTAGAAGCTATCAGGCAAAAAAAGAATGCTAAAATCGCACTCACAACCGCAGTAAATACTTGGGGGGAAGATTGCCCATTTATATATGTTAAAGATGAGCGGCAGTCACAGGGAGAAGATTTAGATGTTATTGACACTGAATTGGACGAATTAAACACAAATTCATTGGATGAGCTCATAATTATGCCAAATAACAACAGTTCAAATGATGATGGAGATGTTGAAAATTCGATAACAGACTTATTAACAGAACCGCCATGTACATCAGAAACAAGTCGTATGCAAAGTATTCAAGAAACGAGTGCTGAAGAGCCGGAGCATAAGCTTTCAGTTGTAATATCGGGAATCCAGCAGGTTTTACAACAATCACAGGATTGTCTCATATCCttacagaaacaaaaagaaggcCACAAACAAGAATTGCAATCTAAAGGATGGTCCTCATTTAATACTGAAGTAAGTTTGCTTCAGAAAGTGCATATACTACTCGATGGGCTGAACGAGGAAAATCGGACAATAGCTGAGCGTAGAATAATACAATTCCTATGCGAAtgccaaataagaacactaaaCAATGAGAGTGTAGAAGACGTATGCTATACACAAGATTTTTAA